One window from the genome of Mustela lutreola isolate mMusLut2 chromosome 11, mMusLut2.pri, whole genome shotgun sequence encodes:
- the LRRC30 gene encoding leucine-rich repeat-containing protein 30 has product MGAKQSRACCRDKGPRGMVLLRGRQPFSSWDDSLLSGKDPRALLKRGMRHVSFSLVTKGMTDVPDFLWSLSEVQKLNLSHNQLRALPPDVGKLSRLVVLNLCGNRLRSLPREISLLKCLKVLFVNMNCLTELPAELSACRSLEVLSLSHNCLSQLPASFADLSRLRKLNLSNNYFAHIPVCVFALKELDFLHVGSNRLENIAESIQCLASLQIFIAESNNIHSFPRSLCLLTSLELLNLNNNDIQTLPDELYLLWRLGRIAWNPMDKGLHISHNPLSKPLPELVEGGLEMLFSYLKDKKHN; this is encoded by the coding sequence atgggagCCAAGCAGTCAAGGGCTTGCTGCAGGGACAAGGGCCCCAGGGGGATGGTCCTGCTCCGAGGGAGGCAGCCCTTCTCCTCGTGGGACGACAGTCTGCTCTCGGGAAAGGACCCCCGGGCTCTGCTGAAGCGGGGCATGCGTCACGTCAGCTTCAGCCTGGTCACCAAGGGCATGACGGACGTCCCCGACTTTCTGTGGAGCTTGTCTGAGGTCCAGAAGCTCAATCTGTCTCACAACCAGCTCAGGGCTCTACCGCCCGATGTTGGGAAGCTGAGCCGGCTGGTGGTCTTGAACCTCTGCGGGAACCGCCTGCGGAGCCTGCCCCGGGAAATCAGCCTCCTCAAGTGCCTCAAGGTCCTGTTCGTGAACATGAACTGCCTGACCGAGCTGCCCGCCGAGTTGAGCGCTTGCAGAAGCCTGGAGGTCCTGAGCTTGTCCCACAACTGCCTCTCCCAGCTTCCCGCCAGCTTCGCCGACCTCTCCAGGCTGCGAAAGCTAAACCTGAGCAACAACTACTTCGCTCACATCCCCGTCTGCGTGTTTGCGCTGAAGGAGCTGGATTTCCTGCACGTGGGTTCTAATCGCCTGGAAAACATCGCCGAGAGCATTCAGTGTCTGGCCAGTCTGCAGATCTTCATCGCCGAGAGCAACAACATCCACTCCTTCCCGCGGTCGCTCTGCCTGCTCACCAGCCTGGAGCTGCTGAACTTGAACAACAATGACATCCAGACCCTCCCGGACGAGCTCTACCTGCTGTGGAGACTGGGGCGGATTGCTTGGAATCCCATGGACAAAGGGCTCCACATTTCCCATAACCCGTTGTCCAAGCCTCTGCCGGAGCTGGTGGAGGGGGGCCTGGAGATGCTCTTCAGTTACCTGAAGGACAAAAAGCACAACTGA